The following DNA comes from Halobacillus litoralis.
GGAGGGGCTGGTAAAGGAAGTTTTATCAATTTGAAAACGACACCGATTACAATTCCCGCTACCATAGCGAGGAGTGCTTCTTTTACCATTTCTGTTCCTCCTCCCCGATCTTATTGTGGAATTTTATTTAATTTCGGATCGACTGTCTGTAAATTATCT
Coding sequences within:
- a CDS encoding DUF1427 family protein — protein: MVKEALLAMVAGIVIGVVFKLIKLPLPAPPVLAGVLGVAGVYIGGKIIEVLFMRVQ